One window of the Nicotiana tabacum cultivar K326 chromosome 4, ASM71507v2, whole genome shotgun sequence genome contains the following:
- the LOC107819542 gene encoding kelch repeat-containing protein At3g27220 isoform X2, with the protein MRIGKAAAGSKSSTTTKLVFICVALLGGFLLVDLLWASSSSSSSSFNWALPTSNVLVFPNHTLPKVHSHVDIYNFTANSWGGTFDMPKEMAHSHLGMVTDGRYIYVVTGQYGPQCRGPTARNFVLDTETKQWQDLPPLPVPRYAPATQLLRGRLHVMGGSKENRHTPGLEHWSIAVKDGKALETEWRTEIPIPRGGPHRACVVFDDRLYVFGGQEGDFMAKPGSPIFKCSRRNEVVYDDVYMLDDDMKWKVLPPMPKPDSHIEFAWAIVNRSLVIVGGTTEKHPNTKKMTLVGEIFQFQFDTQKWKVIGKLPYRVKTTLVGFWNGWLYFTSGQRDKGPDDPAPRKVIGEMWRTKLKLL; encoded by the exons ATGAGAATAGGGAAAGCAGCAGCTGGTTCTAAGAGTAGCACCACCACCAAATTGGTCTTTATTTGCGTGGCGCTGTTAGGGGGCTTTCTTCTTGTAGATCTGCTCTgggcttcctcttcttcttcctcttcctccttcAACTGGGCTCTCCCAACGTCCAATGTCCTTGTCTTTCCTAATCACACTCTCCCCAAG gtTCATTCGCATGTGGATATTTACAATTTCACGGCCAATTCATGGGGAGGGAcattcgatatgcccaaagaaatGGCTCATTCACACTTGGGTATGGTAACTGATGGCAGATACATTTACGTTGTTACTGGGCAATACGGTCCCCAGTGTAGGGGTCCTACTGCTCGCAATTTTGTTCTCGACACGGAGACGAAGCAATGGCAGGACTTGCCTCCTTTGCCAGTCCCAAG GTATGCGCCTGCAACACAGCTTTTGAGAGGCAGGCTTCATGTAATGGGTGGGAGCAAAGAGAATAGACATACCCCAGGATTAGAGCATTGGAGTATTGCTGTTAAGGATGGAAAAGCTTTAGAAACGGAGTGGCGGACTGAGATACCCATTCCTCGTGGTGGACCTCACAG GGCGTGTGTTGTATTTGATGATCGACTTTATGTCTTTGGTGGTCAAGAGGGTGATTTTATGGCTAAACCTGGATCACCTATTTTCAAATGCTCACGTAGAAATGAG GTTGTATATGATGATGTTTACATGTTAGATGATGACATGAAATGGAAAGTGTTGCCTCCCATGCCAAAGCCAGATTCCCATATAGAGTTTGCTTGGGCTATTGTCAACAGATCTCTTGTAATTGTTGGAGGAACTACTGAGAAGCACCCAAATACCAAAAAGATGACCCTTGTTGGAGAAATATTCCAGTTTCAGTTTGATACACAG AAATGGAAGGTTATTGGCAAACTTCCTTACCGTGTAAAGACAACTCTTGTTGGCTTCTGGAATGGATGGTTGTACTTCACATCAGGACAAAGAGACAAAGGACCGGATGATCCAGCGCCAAGGAAGGTCATTGGAGAGATGTGGAGAACGAAATTAAAGTTGTTATGA
- the LOC107819542 gene encoding kelch repeat-containing protein At3g27220 isoform X1 produces MRIGKAAAGSKSSTTTKLVFICVALLGGFLLVDLLWASSSSSSSSFNWALPTSNVLVFPNHTLPKAKKDGDAGSQRILSATFADLPAPQLKWEKMATSPVPRLDGAALQISDLLFVFAGYGTIDHVHSHVDIYNFTANSWGGTFDMPKEMAHSHLGMVTDGRYIYVVTGQYGPQCRGPTARNFVLDTETKQWQDLPPLPVPRYAPATQLLRGRLHVMGGSKENRHTPGLEHWSIAVKDGKALETEWRTEIPIPRGGPHRACVVFDDRLYVFGGQEGDFMAKPGSPIFKCSRRNEVVYDDVYMLDDDMKWKVLPPMPKPDSHIEFAWAIVNRSLVIVGGTTEKHPNTKKMTLVGEIFQFQFDTQKWKVIGKLPYRVKTTLVGFWNGWLYFTSGQRDKGPDDPAPRKVIGEMWRTKLKLL; encoded by the exons ATGAGAATAGGGAAAGCAGCAGCTGGTTCTAAGAGTAGCACCACCACCAAATTGGTCTTTATTTGCGTGGCGCTGTTAGGGGGCTTTCTTCTTGTAGATCTGCTCTgggcttcctcttcttcttcctcttcctccttcAACTGGGCTCTCCCAACGTCCAATGTCCTTGTCTTTCCTAATCACACTCTCCCCAAG gCGAAGAAAGACGGAGATGCCGGTTCCCAGAGGATATTATCAGCTACTTTTGCGGATTTGCCAGCCCCGCAATTGAAGTGGGAGAAGATGGCCACATCCCCTGTGCCTCGCCTTGATGGTGCTGCTCTCCAGATCAGCGACCTTCTTTTCGTCTTTGCTGGTTATGGCACCATTGATCAT gtTCATTCGCATGTGGATATTTACAATTTCACGGCCAATTCATGGGGAGGGAcattcgatatgcccaaagaaatGGCTCATTCACACTTGGGTATGGTAACTGATGGCAGATACATTTACGTTGTTACTGGGCAATACGGTCCCCAGTGTAGGGGTCCTACTGCTCGCAATTTTGTTCTCGACACGGAGACGAAGCAATGGCAGGACTTGCCTCCTTTGCCAGTCCCAAG GTATGCGCCTGCAACACAGCTTTTGAGAGGCAGGCTTCATGTAATGGGTGGGAGCAAAGAGAATAGACATACCCCAGGATTAGAGCATTGGAGTATTGCTGTTAAGGATGGAAAAGCTTTAGAAACGGAGTGGCGGACTGAGATACCCATTCCTCGTGGTGGACCTCACAG GGCGTGTGTTGTATTTGATGATCGACTTTATGTCTTTGGTGGTCAAGAGGGTGATTTTATGGCTAAACCTGGATCACCTATTTTCAAATGCTCACGTAGAAATGAG GTTGTATATGATGATGTTTACATGTTAGATGATGACATGAAATGGAAAGTGTTGCCTCCCATGCCAAAGCCAGATTCCCATATAGAGTTTGCTTGGGCTATTGTCAACAGATCTCTTGTAATTGTTGGAGGAACTACTGAGAAGCACCCAAATACCAAAAAGATGACCCTTGTTGGAGAAATATTCCAGTTTCAGTTTGATACACAG AAATGGAAGGTTATTGGCAAACTTCCTTACCGTGTAAAGACAACTCTTGTTGGCTTCTGGAATGGATGGTTGTACTTCACATCAGGACAAAGAGACAAAGGACCGGATGATCCAGCGCCAAGGAAGGTCATTGGAGAGATGTGGAGAACGAAATTAAAGTTGTTATGA